CGGCCAATGAATCGTCAGCGGTGGGATCCGTGAGGACGCTGAACACTGCGCTGGCAACCTACAAGGCCGAGCATCCGCAGGCGGGCTATCCGCCCCAACTCGCTGAGCTCGCGCCTTACGTGGATGCCAACCTGACAGCCGGGCAGAAGGCGGGGTACAACTTCACCTACACGCCCGTGGATCAGGACGGCGACGGTGTTTCCGAAGCCTTCGATGTAAAGGCGCAGCCAATAGAACCCGGTAAGAGCGGACAACGCCATTTCTCCAGCGACGAGACGGGTAGTATCAGCTACCAGCAGATTCCTGCAGGCCCGAAAGAACTGCTCGGCGGAGGGACTCCTTCTTCGGAGCGCCGCCCGGCTGGGCAGATACGCCGGATGATCCAAAACGGGTCCATGAATCTAATTGTCTCCGAGCCGAGTCAAAGCACGGAAGTAATTCGGACGATTGCCTATCGCCTCGGCGGCTATGTCGAGTCGGAGCAAACCTCGGGGTACGCCGGTGAGCGAACAGTATCGATCACTATCCGCGTTCCCGGCGCCCGCTATGAAGAAGCGCGGCGAGCGATCCGCGGCCTGGGCCAGCGAGTGGAGAACGAACGCGACGAGGCGCGCGACGTCACCGGACAGTACGTCGACCTGGAATCCTCGCTGCGCAACTTCCGCGCCGAAGAGGCGCAGTATCTGGAGATCATGCGGCGCGCGGGCTCCATCAAGGATACGCTCGCCGTGGCCGAGCGCCTGGCCGACGTGCGCGGGCGCATCGAGCGCACCCAGGGGCAGCTCAACCTGCTGGCGCGCCAGACCGAGATGGCCTCGCTGGCGGTCACGCTGCGCACCGAGCCCGTGGTCCAGCCCACGACGGTGCGCTGGCATCCCGCAGCCGAAGTCAAGGCCGCGTTCTGGGACGCTGCCGACAATCTCGCCACTTATGCCAACTTCATGATTGCCGTCCTGTTCCGCTTGCCGGTGATGCTGCTGTGGATCGTTACCCTGGGCGTGGGACTGGCGGCCGGTTGGAAGATGCTGCGCTGGATGTGGAAGAGGCTGTTCGCGACGGCGCCGGCGGCGGCTGCCTAGCGCCTGGTTGATGAACCAGGCCGGAGACGAAATAGTCCATCAGCGAGGGTGAGCCTCCACTTTGCGTAGCAGCGCCTCCTTCCAGTTCTGCGGCAGGGCACTCAGGTTCTGGATCCGCCCCAGCAGTTCCAGGTCGCGGCTGTGACCGAGGTAGACCTGGGTGATGTCCCCGACCGACACCCGATGGGGATCGCGGCTCAGTATCTCTATATCGGATCCCGTCGCCACGCTCCCCGGCTCCACCACCGCGAAGTAGAATCCGCTGCGTCCGCTGGCCAGGAAGCGCTTGATCATGTCATCACGCCCGAATCGAACCTCCAGCTTGTAGCAAGGCATGCGAGGCTGGGTCACCATCAGGACGGCTGACCCGACTCGCAGGCGGTCCCCGATGTGGAGCGTGTCTTCGCGGAGCCCTTCGGTGGTCAGGTTTTCGCCGAAGTTGCCCCAGGAGAACGGCACCTCCGGCAGTTGGCCGCGCCAGTAAGAGTAATGCTCGGAGGGATACGCATACACCGCCTTGTCGGCTCCCCCGTGGACGGTAAGATCCGCCTGCCTGTCGCCCTCAAGATTCAGTTGCCGGATTGTAACCGTTCCCTCCACGGGCTCTTTGAAGATCCCCGTGCGGACGGTCATGCCCTTCCAGGCAACTTCTCGCGGCAGACTCACATTCACGGAAATGATTTGCATCGGTCTTCTCCGGCGTTTCAGGTTTCGGGGCCGCGCCACTACGCGGCCCCTTGGCTGGCCTCAGGCAACCCTGCCCTCTAGTATCAGGCTGCGTCCGAGGAAATCCCGAATCGCCTCAGCGATCTCCTGATGGTGCGTTTCGAGCGCGAAATGGCCCGTGTCGTAGAACCGCACTTCAGCGCCCGGAATGTCGCGCTGGAAGGCTTCCGCCCCCGGGGGCAGGAAGAACGGATCGTTCTTGCCCCACACCGCCAGCAGCGGAGGCCGCTTGGTCCGGAAGTACTCCTGGAATTTGGGGTACAGCGCGACGTTGCTGGCGTAGTCCAGGAACAGGTCGAGCTGGATCTCGTCATTGCCCGGCCGGGCCAGCAGCGCTGAGTCCAGCGTATAGGCTTCCGGCGCCACCAGCGTTTCA
The sequence above is drawn from the Terriglobales bacterium genome and encodes:
- a CDS encoding DUF4349 domain-containing protein yields the protein MSEALRLSMVSRKKIGSWLVTASLVLGVLLTIIAVATPNLLRSRISANESSAVGSVRTLNTALATYKAEHPQAGYPPQLAELAPYVDANLTAGQKAGYNFTYTPVDQDGDGVSEAFDVKAQPIEPGKSGQRHFSSDETGSISYQQIPAGPKELLGGGTPSSERRPAGQIRRMIQNGSMNLIVSEPSQSTEVIRTIAYRLGGYVESEQTSGYAGERTVSITIRVPGARYEEARRAIRGLGQRVENERDEARDVTGQYVDLESSLRNFRAEEAQYLEIMRRAGSIKDTLAVAERLADVRGRIERTQGQLNLLARQTEMASLAVTLRTEPVVQPTTVRWHPAAEVKAAFWDAADNLATYANFMIAVLFRLPVMLLWIVTLGVGLAAGWKMLRWMWKRLFATAPAAAA
- a CDS encoding MOSC domain-containing protein, whose translation is MQIISVNVSLPREVAWKGMTVRTGIFKEPVEGTVTIRQLNLEGDRQADLTVHGGADKAVYAYPSEHYSYWRGQLPEVPFSWGNFGENLTTEGLREDTLHIGDRLRVGSAVLMVTQPRMPCYKLEVRFGRDDMIKRFLASGRSGFYFAVVEPGSVATGSDIEILSRDPHRVSVGDITQVYLGHSRDLELLGRIQNLSALPQNWKEALLRKVEAHPR